The window CGATATGAGGCCTTCCAACTGTATCGCCCTTACTCTTAATATTCTCTACTTCCCGCAGCACTTCTGCCATTGTAATGTCTAGTCCAAGCTGCTGCAAACGATCGATAATCATGTTATTGCGGGTATCTCTCGTATCTCGCAAAGACGCCAGTCTCTGAAGAAATTGCTCATTATTAATGTCAATATAATAACCTAGCACGTGGATATCCTGCCCATTAGCAACCGTGGAGATTTCAACTCCTGGCACGACCTCAATACCAAGCTCACGACCCGCTGAGAGTGCCTCTGCGACACCTGAGACCGTATCATGGTCAGTGATCGCTATAGCGCCTAGTCCGGCGTCGAAAGCCATTTGAACGTTAGCCGCAGGGCGCTCAGTCCCATCTGATGCTGTCGTATGTGTATGTAAATCCGCTTCTATTCTTGCAGACATTTTCTATTCCCTTCCTTCATCGTAAATGACATTTATGAACTCAACATTAAGCGAACTGTAGATTTATGTAAAATATTATAGGAAGCGGCTCAAATCCTCTTGTCGCAAGAAGGTCATGAAGCTTACAGCCGATATAGGCAGCAGCGTAGAGTTCAAGTAAATGGCATAGAAGCTGCGTTCGAAGGCAATGTTCTCGATCTCCTTCACTTTAAAGAGGCCTAGCGTCACTTCATGCTTGACGGACGACTGAGAAAGAATGGATATACCCAAACCCGCTTCAACAGCTGATTTGATAGCACCTGTGCTGCCGAGCTCCATGACAATCTTCATGGAAGAGCAATCCATATTGCAGCGCGCGAACTCCTCTTCCATCACTCTTCTCGTCCCGGAACCTTGCTCACGAAGAACAAACGGATATCTCAGCAGCTCTTCAAGAGTTACAACCTCCATATCGGCTAGCGGATGGTCCGCAGGCACGATAAGCTTAAGCTCATCACTAAGAATCGCTTCGGTATGGACATCCGGGTGATGAATGGGCGCTTCTACAAGTCCGAAATTGAGCTGATGACCCAGGACCTCGTCCAAGATCTGAGTCGTAT is drawn from Paenibacillus sp. V4I7 and contains these coding sequences:
- a CDS encoding PHP domain-containing protein, yielding MSARIEADLHTHTTASDGTERPAANVQMAFDAGLGAIAITDHDTVSGVAEALSAGRELGIEVVPGVEISTVANGQDIHVLGYYIDINNEQFLQRLASLRDTRDTRNNMIIDRLQQLGLDITMAEVLREVENIKSKGDTVGRPHIAAVLLNKGYVSSISEAFDRYLGTGAAAYANPPRIEPATAIGWIQEAGGKAVLAHPGIYHDDALVEAIIHQGLDGIEVYHSDHTPEEEAKYLSLAQRSGLLITAGSDFHGERGGVVFHAPIGSRRIGIDVLQSLKPEKEQRT
- a CDS encoding selenium metabolism-associated LysR family transcriptional regulator produces the protein MALNFHQLHIFFTVAEKGSFSHAAGALHMTQPAVTMQVQSLEDYFGVKLFHRSTKKIELSEAGRALLPFAKNSIELIRETDVAMSKFTKMIEGRLQLGASLTMGEYILPRLLGPFSKDYPNISVSMKVMNTTQILDEVLGHQLNFGLVEAPIHHPDVHTEAILSDELKLIVPADHPLADMEVVTLEELLRYPFVLREQGSGTRRVMEEEFARCNMDCSSMKIVMELGSTGAIKSAVEAGLGISILSQSSVKHEVTLGLFKVKEIENIAFERSFYAIYLNSTLLPISAVSFMTFLRQEDLSRFL